A single region of the Phaenicophaeus curvirostris isolate KB17595 chromosome 4, BPBGC_Pcur_1.0, whole genome shotgun sequence genome encodes:
- the LOC138719623 gene encoding T-cell surface glycoprotein CD8 alpha chain-like, whose amino-acid sequence MSQDEGYYFCLIKSNQMLFFSPGQPAFFPVITTTAPTMAAAPTTAAPTTPRGVTENNTCVKTLEQENGKNKEPVYACDIIWIPLAGSCLLLLSAIMVTVKLCRRNTRP is encoded by the exons ATGTCACAGGATGAGGGCTACTATTTCTGCCTCATAAAGAGCAACCAGATGCTGTTCTTCAGCCCTGGCCAGCCTGCCTTCTTTCCAG TCATCACCACAACAGCACCCACCATGGCAGCAGCCCCCACCACAGCAGCCCCCACCACACCGCGTGGCGTCACCGAAAACAACACCTGCGTGAAGACCCTGGAGCAAG AGAATGGCAAGAACAAAGAGCCGGTTTATGCCTGTGACATCATCTGGATTCCCTTGGCAGgctcctgcctcctgctcctcagTGCGATCATGGTCACTGTCAAGCTCTGTCGACGAAACACTCGCCCATAA
- the LOC138720403 gene encoding T-cell surface glycoprotein CD8 alpha chain-like: MEENSITPLGRDTKHLLFTQEGPDDITSSPKSDTARQVKQQRSSLLRHIVPKDGHPREKMVGSPVLLLLLALGLCCPGIWGQSYSMRIRFHDRTITHPQLGQRLEFVCESSKEDSGVFWVHLDKSQTLHFIVYISYLPRVTFQGNEQTSSRYEATKNGRFYRLAVKSFMSQDEGYYFCLMYRNRMLFFSPGQPAFFPVITTTAPTMAAAPTTAAPTTPRGVTENNTCVKTLEQENGKNKEPVYACDIIWIPLAGSCLLLLSAIVVTVKLCRQKTHP, from the exons ATGGAGGAGAACTCAATCACGCCTTTAGGCAGGG ATACCAAACACCTTCTCTTTACCCAAGAGGGTCCTGATGACATCACATCCTCTCCAAAGAGCGACACAGCCCGCCAAGTCAAGCAACAACGATCGTCTTTGCTCCGCCACATCGTCCCCAAGGACGGCCACCCCCGGGAGAAGATGGTCGGGTCTCCTGTGCTGCTCCTTCTGCTGGCTCTGGGGCTCT GTTGTCCTGGGATCTGGGGCCAGAGCTACAGCATGAGAATCAGGTTTCATGACAGAACCATCACGCATCCCCAGCTGGGACAGAGACTGGAGTTTGTGTGTGAGTCCAGCAAGGAGGACAGCGGCGTATTCTGGGTCCATCTGGACAAGAGTCAGACCCTTCACTTCATCGTCTACATTTCCTACCTGCCCCGGGTCACCTTCCAGGGAAATGAACAGACATCCTCACGGTATGAGGCAACAAAAAATGGGAGATTCTACCGGCTGGCAGTGAAGTCTTTCATGTCACAGGATGAGGGCTACTATTTCTGCCTCATGTACAGGAACCGAATGCTGTTCTTCAGCCCTGGCCAGCCTGCCTTCTTCCCAG TCATCACCACAACAGCACCCACCATGGCAGCAGCCCCCACCACAGCAGCCCCCACCACACCGCGCGGCGTCACCGAAAACAACACCTGCGTGAAGACCCTGGAGCAAG AGAATGGCAAGAACAAAGAGCCGGTTTATGCCTGTGACATCATCTGGATTCCCTTGGCAGgctcctgcctcctgctcctcagTGCGATCGTGGTCACTGTCAAGCTGTGTCGACAAAAGACTCACCCATAA
- the LOC138720405 gene encoding T-cell surface glycoprotein CD8 alpha chain-like: MVGSPVLLLLLALGLCCPGIWGQSYSMRIRFRDRTITHPQLGQRLELECESSKEDSGVFWVHQDKNQTLHFIVYISYLARVTFQGYKQTSSRYEATKNGRFYRLAVKSFMSQDEGYYFCLMNWNQMLFFSPGQPAFFPAPSTTAPTTQCSITKNNSHEKTVEQENSKNKELLHACDIIWVPLAGSCLLLLSAIMVTVKLCRRKTHP, encoded by the exons ATGGTCGGGTCTCCTGTGCTGCTCCTTCTGCTGGCTCTGGGGCTCT GTTGTCCTGGGATCTGGGGCCAGAGCTACAGCATGAGAATCAGGTTTCGTGACAGAACCATCACGCATCCCCAGCTGGGACAGCGACTGGAGCTCGAGTGTGAGTCCAGCAAGGAGGACAGCGGCGTATTCTGGGTCCACCAGGACAAGAATCAGACCCTTCACTTCATCGTCTACATTTCCTACCTGGCCCGGGTCACCTTCCAGGGATATAAACAGACATCCTCACGGTATGAGGCAACAAAAAATGGGAGATTCTACCGGCTGGCAGTGAAGTCTTTCATGTCACAGGATGAGGGCTACTATTTCTGCCTCATGAACTGGAATCAAATGCTGTTCTTCAGCCCTGGCCAGCCTGCCTTCTTCCCAG CACCCAGCACAACAGCACCCACCACCCAGTGCAGCATCACCAAAAACAACAGCCACGAGAAGACCGTGGAGCAAG agaacagcaaaaacaaaGAGCTGCTTCATGCCTGTGATATCATCTGGGTTCCCTTGGCAGgctcctgcctcctgctcctcagTGCGATCATGGTCACTGTCAAGCTCTGTCGACGAAAGACTCACCCATAA
- the LOC138719624 gene encoding T-cell surface glycoprotein CD8 alpha chain-like yields MVRSPVLLLLLALGLCCPGIWGQSYSMRIRFRDRTITHPQLGQRLELECESSKEDSGVFWVHLDKSQTLHFIVYISSLSQITFQGYKQTSSRYEATKNGRFYQLAVKSFMSQDEGYYFCLMNWNQMLFFSPGQPAFFPVSFITAPSTTAPTTQCSITKNNSHEKTVEQENSKNKELLHACDIIWVPLAGSCLLLLSAIVVTVKLCRRKTHP; encoded by the exons ATGGTCAGGTCTCCTGTGCTGCTCCTTCTGCTGGCTCTGGGGCTCT GTTGTCCTGGGATCTGGGGCCAGAGCTACAGCATGAGAATCAGGTTTCGTGACAGAACCATCACGCATCCCCAGCTGGGACAGCGACTGGAGCTCGAGTGTGAGTCCAGCAAGGAGGACAGCGGCGTATTCTGGGTCCATCTGGACAAGAGTCAGACCCTTCACTTCATCGTCTACATTTCCTCCTTGTCCCAGATCACCTTCCAGGGATATAAACAGACATCCTCACGGTATGAGGCAACAAAAAATGGGAGATTCTACCAGCTGGCAGTGAAGTCTTTCATGTCACAGGATGAGGGCTACTATTTCTGCCTCATGAACTGGAATCAAATGCTGTTCTTCAGCCCTGGCCAGCCTGCCTTCTTCCCAG tttcattcataacaGCACCCAGCACAACAGCACCCACCACCCAGTGCAGCATCACCAAAAACAACAGCCACGAGAAGACCGTGGAGCAAG agaacagcaaaaacaaaGAGCTGCTTCATGCCTGTGATATCATCTGGGTTCCCTTGGCAGgctcctgcctcctgctcctcagTGCGATCGTGGTCACTGTCAAGCTCTGTCGACGAAAGACTCACCCATAA